The genomic stretch GGATAATAGAAGCTGAGAATTTTTTCTGCGGACCAACCGAGTTTAGCTAAATTTTGGGAACCGTGTTGGCTGAAGCCAACCCCATGTCCAAAGCCCCCACCCACGAAAACGTAGCCTTTGAGGGTTTGGTTGGCTTTGTCATAAATCGGGTCTACGTAGAAGAGGGTGCTGCGGGGAGGACCAAAGGCGCTGCGGGCTTCATTTTTACTCAGCTCCAGGATACCCCGATCCGTTGTTACCGCCATTTTCAGCACTCTTCCTGCTGGTGAACGCTCTACCACTTCCATATGCTCAATGGTAGTGAAGTTGGCAAGGGGGTGTTTGGTTTTTTTGAGATAGCGTTGTAAATGGCTGGTGACTTGTTTTAAGCTATTGTTGTACTTCCAGCGGAATAAGTAACTATTGTCAGTCTCATTAAATCCTTGCTTCAAGTTCATGAACTCACGGAAATTTTGTTCGTCTGCTAAGGATTTTTGTGACAAATTCCAGAGGGAGTATGGGGAGTCTACCACTGCTTTTAAGTAAGGACGTTCTGACCCATTCCAAACATCACTGAAAGGCGCACTGACTCCACCAGTTGCCGCTGAATACAGGGCATCTACTAACTCATTATTGTAGGTCAGGACGAGACCTTTAGTGGCTGCGATCGCACGGTCAGCCACTGGATTGGTTTGATTTATTCCGAAATAAACCTGGCAGTGAGTATCGGCACAGAGTTCGTAACCGTCAACATTAAATCGGCGTCGGTTCCGCAAGGCGTAGGTGCGAGCAATAATGCTCTGAGCAGCTACGGTTGAATAGCGTGCTCCAGCTCCAATTTCATGAGGTACTACACCGCGCAAATAGCTTTCTAGAGGTACCTGATTTACTAAGGTATAGTCACCATAGGCATTGGGCTGGATGCGTAGACTACCAGGATAAAGTCTTGTCCTACGGTTATTTTCTCCTTTGCTAACCCAGATCAGATTTTTTCCAGCAGTAATATCGATTTCCCGTCGATGGTAGCGATAGTTACCAATTACAAAGGAAGCATGGGGCACCTCGGTGACAA from Moorena sp. SIOASIH encodes the following:
- a CDS encoding SpoIID/LytB domain-containing protein, whose amino-acid sequence is MTIKALDLNSHQNTASGKTGRFRNWIVGFTKKPISLNSPASNPHFLIPLMTLSFWGLPILSGLAAKASDIPLKVGVVQRFGDEPTDKLTLKAAPDDQLTVKFLGGDMQPKTKQLSSLKLEIVNKPLQQPQIEEYVVLSNHGTFETAEDSANKWREKGIEVEVAKPDRWQVWAKRSVYQTPLLRRLLLASIKAKGDTTAYIDTNVVTEVPHASFVIGNYRYHRREIDITAGKNLIWVSKGENNRRTRLYPGSLRIQPNAYGDYTLVNQVPLESYLRGVVPHEIGAGARYSTVAAQSIIARTYALRNRRRFNVDGYELCADTHCQVYFGINQTNPVADRAIAATKGLVLTYNNELVDALYSAATGGVSAPFSDVWNGSERPYLKAVVDSPYSLWNLSQKSLADEQNFREFMNLKQGFNETDNSYLFRWKYNNSLKQVTSHLQRYLKKTKHPLANFTTIEHMEVVERSPAGRVLKMAVTTDRGILELSKNEARSAFGPPRSTLFYVDPIYDKANQTLKGYVFVGGGFGHGVGFSQHGSQNLAKLGWSAEKILSFYYPGTQIQPLNNSIIFWQNASALVTP